TGCGGTCAATCGGTCGAAGCTGCTTACTCCAACGGCAAAACAATTTTGTAGCACCATCATACAGAACTTCGTAGTAAGTAACTCGCTGTATACCCAATACTTTGTAAGGATCGCTAATGAACCGACGACCTTCGAACAAAAACTCATCGGGTAAAGCCTGTACTATGCCTACGGAATCGCTTAGCCCGCAATAAATCTGATCGACAACCAGGTTATAAGCAATGGCAGCAGGCACCTTATACTGATTTCTATACACCAGATAGCCATAGTGCCAGATCTGGTCGTTCAGATAAGGTGTTCCTAAATACGTAGGTGAATACCAGGTAGACCTGAAATTTTCTACAGTAATTAATCGACCTTTTTCATCCTGCGTAATAACCCGATACGGACGTTGGCCCTGGGCAAAACTCATGTTCTGACAAACTATACAGACCACGATGCTGAATAGATAGGCGAAGCGTTCCATGCCTGTGGTAGATGGTAGTTGCTATAACGTTCTGAGCGAATATAGTTGCTAAACCAGCTATAGGTTAGGACGTTAAGAGAGAATAGTTAAAATTAATCTCTTTTAAATGCAGATTTTTAGGCTTCTTAATAGAAGCTTATTCGATAAAATATTGGTCTGCATCTAGATTGGCTGGAAATTTCTGCCGAAATGCCTGTAAATCATCCAGGGAAATCGTTTGCTGATGAGCGATTTCGGTATCGGTATGGCGGGCAAGTACTTCCCCTTTAAAGTCAATGATGGCTGAGTCGCCCGAGTAGGGGTGGCCGTTTCCATCGATACCCACGCGATTGACGCCCGCTACATAGGCCAGATTTTCGATAGCTCGTGCCTGCAATAGCGTATTCCAGGGGGCTCGACGAACGGCTGGCCAGTTGGCTACATACAGGAGCAAGTCATAAGCAAACTCATGGGATTGGCCATCGGTGTTCCGGCTCCAGACCGGAAACCGAAGATCGTAGCAGACAAGCGGACAGATTCGCCAGCCTTTCCATTCTTTGATAATCCGACGAGTTCCAGCCGTATAAATTTTTTCTTCGCCCGCCATGCGGAACAGATGCCGTTTGTCGTAGGTATCGAACTGCCCATCGGGCTGCATCCAGACGAGCCGATTGAAGAACTTACCTCCTTCCTTTACCACATAACTTCCCGTTACTACAGCACCCGTTTGTGCCGCCATCTGCTTAAGCCAGCGGAAGGTGGTCAGGTTCATAGGCTCTGCTACAGAAGCGGCATCCATTGTGAAGCCCGTCGTAAACATTTCGGGCAATACGATCAGGTCACTAGGCTCGGTGAGGTTAAAAATACGCTCCTCCAGCATGGCGCGGTTCGCTACCGGATCTTGCCAGTATAAGTTGGTTTGGAGGAGAGAGATATTCATAGTAGAATGTACAAGGAACAATGTAGAATGGACGATTAGCAACCAACCTAATTGTCCATTCTACATTCTACATTACTTTGGAAACTTCATTTTATACTCCGCGTCGGTTTTGCCTTTTGAGATATCGGCCAGTTTTTTCTTGATGAGCGTCCGGCGGATAGGAGGTAGGTAATCGGTAAACAGTTTGCCTTCCAGGTGGTCGTACTCGTGCTGAATAATTCGGGCCGCCATGCCATCGTATTCTTCTTCGTGTTCGTTCCAATCGGTATCAAAATAGCGAATAACGACAATTTCAGGTCGGAACACTTCGCCCCGAATACCTGGAATACTCAGACAACCTTCCTCAAAGCCCCAATCGTCGCCCGCTTCTTCAATAATTTCAGGATTGATAAATACTTTTTTGAAATCAATCAGGCTTTGGTCAATTTCTTCTTCGGGCTCGCCTTCATTCATTGGGGAGCCATCGACCACAAACATCCGAATACTTTGCCCAATCTGTGGGGCCGCTAAGCCAACACCCGAAGCCGCGTACATGGTTTCGAACATATTCTCGCTCAACGTTTTTACGTCAATGCTACCGGGTTCAATGTCTTTAGCCCGCTTCCGTAAAACGGGGTCGCCATAGGCAATTATTGGGAGTATCATAAATTTAATGAATAATGGATAATGGATAATGAAAAACGTCTACAGGAAGTATTATGTATTATCCATTTTTCATTATCCATTATTCATTACTTTTTGCTTTCCATGTACGATTGTAGAATGATGGCGGCACTTACTTTATCGATGTTTCCTTTCTCGCGTCGGTCCTTTTTGGTACTTCCTCCGGCAATCATGGCCTGCAAGGCCATTACTGAGGTGAACCGTTCGTCGTGCCAGTGGACCGGAATATCGGGGAATGCGTTCTGCAAATGCGTCACAAACTTCCGAACCCGGGCGGTATTGTCGGTATCGGCACCATCTAGTCCTTTGGGCAAGCCCACTATATAAGCTTCGACGGGTTCGCGCTGCGTATAGGCCTTTAAAAACTTTAATACTTCGTGGGAAGGCACCGTTTCCAACGCCGAGGCAATTAATTGCAGGGGGTCAGTAACGGCTATACCCGTTCGCTTCGAACCGTAATCGATCGCTAATAGTCTTGCCATTTCGGTAACAAAGGTACGAAGGTTGATGGCAGGGTGCAAGAAGCGCGGGGCAGGGATAGCAGGGCACTCTACGCTTTCCAATCTATACTAACCCCTGCTCCAGGCCCTCCCTGCCACTTCTCCACATCGGCCCACGTATCCAGATCGATGGTACCTAGGTCAAAAGCCACTTCGGCACAATCATCCGCATGTTGTTGTATGAGCTTACGGGCACCTACATCGCCGGAGAGTTGCATAAACGTCGAGCGGTAGCTTATTGAAAATAAGGCGGGTACACCTAAATGATCAGGGTTGCCATACCGGCATGCAACGATTCCTTTGCCGGTCTGTTGCTGGGTATTAATAACCTTTTGCAGTAAATCAACCGTAACGAAGGGCTGGTCGGTCAGGAGAACCAGGAAGGATTCTATTGAGGTGTCGGTCAGACTAGTCAAGCCAGCGTGTAAAGAAGAGGCCAACCCCTCCTGCCAGTTCGGATTGGTTACTAGCTGAACGGGTAGATGCTGAATTACAGGCTGAATGAGCGATTGGTTGGCGCCCAAAACGACAATAACTGGCCCGGCCTTTAGCGATAATGCGGTTTGAACAATACGTTGAATCAGTGACGTACCGTCCTGTGTCAATAACTGTTTCGGCTGACCTCCGAGTCGGTTAGAAGCACCCGCTGCCAGGATGATTGTGGCGAGACTCATGCGTCCAGGCCTACTGTACCCGCACCGATGTCTTCTAAATCAATCGACGTACCGAGTCGGCCATAACCGGCGGCATTGCCCGAAACTCGTTCATGAATAGGGCCTGATTTGTCTTTCAAAAAACTGCCGGTTCGTCGGGTGAAGAACGCTTTTATTTCGGCAATAATGGAAAGCGCAATTTCGTCCGGAGTTTCAGCGCCCAGATCCAGACCAATCGGCGAATGAACGCGATTTAATTGAGCTTCCGAGAACGATAACCGATCTTTAGCAAATTCGTCCTGCATTTTGTCGAACCGTTTGCGGGGGCCCAGCATACCAATATAGGGCACTTCGGTTTTAAGAAGCTCCTGCAATACCGCTCGGTCGTAGTTGAAGTTATGCGACATCAGTACCGCTGCCGTGCGATCCGAAATGGTCAGTTGATCGAGCACCACCTGTCGGTCGGCATACAGAACACAGGTGGCGGCCGGGAATCGTTTAGGCGATAGGTGAGCAATGCAGTCGTCGGTAACGGTTACCTGCCAGCCTATTTCACGAGCGAGTTTGGCTACGGGAATCACATCGTATCCTGCCCCAAAAATGACTAATTCGATGCCCGGATCGATGCGTTCTATAAATACTTCGACAGTTTCCAGCCCAACTGTATAGCCTTTTGTCAATGGTTTCCCCAGATCGAAGACCTCTTCCATATCGGGCTTAAGCCAGGTCGGTACAGAGTCATCGGCTAGTCCTGTCAGCACAAACCGATTGCCAGGGAGTAATGTAGTGCCATCACTTTTCAGAATGGTGGCTAAAGCTCGGACATCACGTTTCTGGGCAAATTCCTTCAGAAACGCGATTGGGTTTTGGGGATTCGTAGGTTGAATCGGTTCGATCAGTACGTCGATAATGCCGTTGCAGCCTAACCCTACTCCAAAGCTGTTAGCCCCATCGTCCATGGTATCGTAAGTAACCACAATGGGTTGCCCATCGAGCATTACCTGTCGGGCTTTCCGTAGCGCATCGCCTTCCAGACAACCGCCACTGATCGCTCCTTCCCAACGCCCGTCGTCCGTAATGAGCATACGGGCGCCCGGACGCCGATACGAAGACCCTTCGACCCAGACAACAGTTGCCAAAGCGGCTTTCCGCTGCGAAAAGTCAATCTGCTCAAAAACGTCGACGATACGGGTTATTTCCTTCATAATGTAGGGTGTTCTGTTTACGGTAGCTGACGAGAACAATATAGCCGGGTCAGCTACCGTAAATTGCAATCGATTATACCTTCTCTAAATCAAACGGTAACGTACGAATTCGCTTGCCCGTGGCGGCAAAGACAGCGTTGGCCAGTGCAGGAGCCAGAGGAGGCAAACCCGGTTCGCCAACGCCTTTGATCGTCGGTCCGCCTTCGGCCAGAATATGTACCTCAACTTCAGGCATTTCCTGGATACGCAGCATTCGGTTCGCGTCAAAATTTGTCTGTACCGTCCGACCGTTGGCGAAGGTAATGCCATCTTTGGTAGCGGCAGTCAGGGCCATCGCAATAGCGCCTTCTACCTGCGCTTTTACGGTATCGGGGTTCACGACTGTACCGAGGTCAATGACGCAATAGACTTTGTCAACGGTGATGCCGCCCGATTTGTTTTTCGAGACTTCGACCACCTGACCGGCTAATCCAGCGAAAAACTCCCACTGAGCTACACCCCGGCCTTTTCCCTCAGG
This window of the Spirosoma aerolatum genome carries:
- the ruvX gene encoding Holliday junction resolvase RuvX — its product is MARLLAIDYGSKRTGIAVTDPLQLIASALETVPSHEVLKFLKAYTQREPVEAYIVGLPKGLDGADTDNTARVRKFVTHLQNAFPDIPVHWHDERFTSVMALQAMIAGGSTKKDRREKGNIDKVSAAIILQSYMESKK
- a CDS encoding XdhC family protein, coding for MKEITRIVDVFEQIDFSQRKAALATVVWVEGSSYRRPGARMLITDDGRWEGAISGGCLEGDALRKARQVMLDGQPIVVTYDTMDDGANSFGVGLGCNGIIDVLIEPIQPTNPQNPIAFLKEFAQKRDVRALATILKSDGTTLLPGNRFVLTGLADDSVPTWLKPDMEEVFDLGKPLTKGYTVGLETVEVFIERIDPGIELVIFGAGYDVIPVAKLAREIGWQVTVTDDCIAHLSPKRFPAATCVLYADRQVVLDQLTISDRTAAVLMSHNFNYDRAVLQELLKTEVPYIGMLGPRKRFDKMQDEFAKDRLSFSEAQLNRVHSPIGLDLGAETPDEIALSIIAEIKAFFTRRTGSFLKDKSGPIHERVSGNAAGYGRLGTSIDLEDIGAGTVGLDA
- the def gene encoding peptide deformylase; translation: MILPIIAYGDPVLRKRAKDIEPGSIDVKTLSENMFETMYAASGVGLAAPQIGQSIRMFVVDGSPMNEGEPEEEIDQSLIDFKKVFINPEIIEEAGDDWGFEEGCLSIPGIRGEVFRPEIVVIRYFDTDWNEHEEEYDGMAARIIQHEYDHLEGKLFTDYLPPIRRTLIKKKLADISKGKTDAEYKMKFPK
- a CDS encoding nucleotidyltransferase family protein: MSLATIILAAGASNRLGGQPKQLLTQDGTSLIQRIVQTALSLKAGPVIVVLGANQSLIQPVIQHLPVQLVTNPNWQEGLASSLHAGLTSLTDTSIESFLVLLTDQPFVTVDLLQKVINTQQQTGKGIVACRYGNPDHLGVPALFSISYRSTFMQLSGDVGARKLIQQHADDCAEVAFDLGTIDLDTWADVEKWQGGPGAGVSIDWKA
- a CDS encoding amidohydrolase, giving the protein MNISLLQTNLYWQDPVANRAMLEERIFNLTEPSDLIVLPEMFTTGFTMDAASVAEPMNLTTFRWLKQMAAQTGAVVTGSYVVKEGGKFFNRLVWMQPDGQFDTYDKRHLFRMAGEEKIYTAGTRRIIKEWKGWRICPLVCYDLRFPVWSRNTDGQSHEFAYDLLLYVANWPAVRRAPWNTLLQARAIENLAYVAGVNRVGIDGNGHPYSGDSAIIDFKGEVLARHTDTEIAHQQTISLDDLQAFRQKFPANLDADQYFIE